One stretch of Thermococcus sp. 21S9 DNA includes these proteins:
- a CDS encoding LamB/YcsF family protein gives MRVDLNSDLGESFGRYKLGLDEEVMNYITSANVATGWHAGDPLVMRKTVRLAKEKGVAVGAHPGYPDLMGFGRRYMKLTPEEARNYVLYQIGALYAFTRAEGLELQHVKPHGALYNALVKEEELARAVIEGIADFDKKLIFVTLSGSKPAEIAEEIGVKVAHEVFADRAYNPDGTLVPRSKPGAVIHDKEEIAERVISMVKDGGVRATNGEWIELKADTICVHGDNPKAVEIAKHIREVLEREGVRIVPMKEVVR, from the coding sequence ATGAGGGTCGATTTGAACTCCGACCTCGGGGAGAGCTTTGGGAGGTACAAGTTGGGTCTCGACGAGGAGGTCATGAACTACATCACGAGCGCCAACGTCGCCACCGGCTGGCACGCCGGCGACCCGCTGGTAATGAGAAAGACAGTCAGGCTCGCGAAGGAGAAAGGAGTCGCAGTCGGCGCGCATCCTGGCTATCCTGATTTGATGGGCTTCGGAAGGAGGTACATGAAGCTCACGCCGGAAGAGGCAAGGAACTACGTCCTCTACCAGATTGGGGCGCTCTACGCGTTCACGAGGGCTGAAGGCCTCGAACTCCAGCACGTCAAACCGCACGGGGCACTTTACAACGCCCTCGTTAAAGAGGAAGAGCTCGCGAGGGCAGTTATAGAGGGGATAGCGGACTTCGATAAAAAGCTAATTTTTGTAACGCTCTCAGGCTCGAAACCAGCAGAAATAGCCGAGGAGATAGGCGTCAAGGTTGCCCACGAGGTCTTCGCTGACAGGGCCTACAACCCCGACGGGACCCTCGTTCCGCGTTCGAAGCCCGGAGCGGTTATTCACGACAAGGAGGAGATAGCGGAGCGCGTTATCTCTATGGTCAAGGACGGCGGGGTTAGAGCAACCAACGGCGAATGGATTGAGCTTAAGGCCGATACAATCTGCGTTCACGGCGACAACCCGAAGGCCGTTGAGATAGCAAAGCACATCCGGGAGGTCCTTGAGCGGGAAGGGGTTAGGATAGTGCCGATGAAAGAGGTCGTCCGTTAG
- a CDS encoding antitoxin family protein, whose protein sequence is MEVIDAVYENGVFKPTKKPNIPDKRRVKLIVIDEFLKDLEDAFGIFEEDIDVRKLREEWDRDVSGGH, encoded by the coding sequence ATGGAAGTTATAGATGCCGTTTACGAAAACGGTGTTTTCAAGCCAACCAAAAAGCCCAACATTCCAGATAAAAGGAGAGTGAAGCTAATAGTAATTGATGAGTTTCTGAAAGACCTGGAGGATGCATTTGGAATCTTTGAAGAGGACATTGACGTCAGAAAACTTCGCGAGGAGTGGGACAGGGATGTATCTGGTGGACACTGA
- a CDS encoding type II toxin-antitoxin system VapC family toxin, whose protein sequence is MYLVDTDVLIDVLRGVNEAKQYLTELAGEGLAVSVITVAELFSGRDTKDPVKREKVLKLLRHFEVIPIDNEIAVLAGEIRRDYGLHLGDAIISATAIIHGLTVVTGNLKHFGKVEGLPVIKPPYR, encoded by the coding sequence ATGTATCTGGTGGACACTGATGTCCTGATAGACGTACTGAGGGGAGTCAATGAGGCAAAGCAATACCTAACGGAACTGGCAGGGGAAGGGCTTGCGGTCTCCGTAATAACCGTCGCCGAGCTTTTCTCCGGCAGGGACACAAAAGACCCTGTTAAGAGGGAAAAAGTCCTTAAACTCCTGAGGCACTTTGAAGTAATCCCCATTGATAACGAAATAGCCGTTCTCGCGGGAGAAATTCGGAGGGACTACGGCCTTCATCTTGGAGACGCAATTATCTCGGCAACTGCAATAATCCACGGCCTAACCGTTGTAACCGGCAACCTGAAACACTTCGGGAAGGTTGAAGGGCTTCCAGTAATCAAACCGCCGTATAGGTGA
- the pxpB gene encoding 5-oxoprolinase subunit PxpB: MNFKPLGDSALLVSFGEVIDEETNDRVHALARAIEKADFEWLVEVVPAYSSLAVIYEPELIDFEGVKRAIQGLEFSAEKFKGRLVEIPVLYGGKYGPDLEFVAQYNGLTPEEVIEIHSKPVYRVYFLGFLPGFAYLGGMDERIATPRLEKPRLKVPAGSVGIAGKQTGIYPLESPGGWRLIGRTPLRLFDPSKEPPTLLQPGDRVKFVPIDEGEFEELYRAEWGREND; this comes from the coding sequence ATGAACTTCAAACCCCTCGGTGACTCGGCGTTACTCGTCTCCTTCGGAGAGGTCATCGACGAAGAGACCAACGACCGCGTTCACGCCCTCGCGAGGGCGATAGAGAAAGCGGATTTCGAGTGGCTCGTCGAAGTCGTTCCCGCTTACTCTTCCCTCGCGGTAATCTACGAGCCGGAGCTCATAGACTTTGAAGGGGTCAAGCGGGCAATCCAGGGGCTTGAGTTCTCGGCTGAGAAGTTCAAGGGGAGGCTTGTTGAGATTCCAGTTCTCTACGGAGGCAAGTATGGCCCGGATTTGGAGTTCGTCGCCCAGTACAACGGCCTAACCCCTGAGGAGGTCATCGAAATCCACTCAAAACCTGTCTACCGCGTCTATTTCCTCGGCTTTCTGCCCGGCTTCGCCTATCTGGGTGGCATGGACGAGCGCATAGCGACGCCCCGCCTCGAAAAGCCCAGACTGAAGGTGCCAGCAGGCTCGGTCGGGATAGCCGGAAAGCAGACCGGCATCTACCCCCTCGAAAGCCCCGGAGGCTGGAGGCTCATCGGGAGAACACCACTGAGGCTCTTTGACCCATCGAAGGAACCGCCGACACTCCTTCAGCCCGGCGACAGGGTAAAGTTCGTACCGATTGATGAAGGAGAGTTCGAAGAGCTCTACAGGGCTGAATGGGGGCGCGAAAATGATTGA